GCCGACCAGATGAGGTTGTTCTGAATCTGCAGGTTCTCATGGAGGAACTCGGCGGGATGGCTCATGTTGGCCTTGATGCCGCCGACCCGCGCGGCACTGTCAACGATGTAGCGGGGCCGCTCCGTCATGACGAAGTCCCGTACGGCCCGTTGATCCGTGAGGTCGAGTTCCGCGCGCGTGGCCAAGAGCAGGTTCTCGCATCCCTCGGCGCGCAGCCGCCGGACGATCGCCGCGCCAACCATGCCGGTGTGCCCTGCCACATAGATCTTTGCTCGCCGCTCCATCACGCTTGTCCTCTCGACCCTCCTCAGCCGCTCAGCAGGCCACACAGCGTTGTCAGCTCTTCCTCGGTCATCTCGGGGTTGTTGCCGAAGTAGAAGCCGTTCGTGTGGACGATCCGCGCGTTCGGCTGCTCGGACGTGTCCTGGACGTACTTCCGGTAGAACGGCTGCTGAGGAACGTCGCCGGCGATCACGGGGCGGATCTCCACGCCCGCCGCCTCGAACTCGGCACGGTACTTCTCGCCCAGCTCCGCGGACCTGCAGACGACCGGCATGGCGAAGTTGGACACGGAGTCCATGTGTGCCAGGTCGTACTGGTGGAAGTCGTCGTTGCCGGCCATCGCCGCACAGAAGCGGTCGAAGTTGGCCGCGCGCGCGTCCACGATCTCGTCCCAGTGGCGGATCTGCTGGTTGCCGATGAACCCATTGATCTCGGTGGGCCGGAAGTTGAAGGCGAGATCATGGAACGTGTACCTGGCGTAGAAGTCGTCCACTCCGGCCTCGGCCCGCAGTCTCCGCTGTGTTGCCGTCGGCAGATTGCGGTCCCAGCCGTGTGCGCGGGAGATGACCAGGTGCTCGTACAACTCCTTGTCGTCGGTGCACACCATCCCGCCCTCGATGGTCGACAGATGGTGACCTACGAAGAAGGAGAACGTCGAGGCGACGCCGAAATTGCCGAGCAAGGTGCGATTTGCTTTCGAGCCGAGCGCCTCACAGTTGTCCTCGATCAGGAGGACGCCGCGCTCCTCGCACATGCGCTTCAGTTCCGGAAGGTCGTCGCAGAACCCCACGACGTTCGTCAGGAACAGCGCCTGGCATCGGGAGATGTGCGCCTCGAAGGTCCTGGGGGAGACGTTCAAGGTGTCCAACTCGCAGTCGATCGCGACCGGTTCCAGCCCGAGTTGAATCAGCGGCATGACGTTGGTCGGCCAAGTGAGGGCGGAGAAGCCGACACGCACCCCCCGCTGGACCCTCCCCTGGTTCAACAGGGCCTGGATCAGCAGCAGGTTGGCCGCGCTTCCGTTCGTGACGAAGACGGCATGTGCCCGCTCCTGCTTCTCGGCGAACGCCATCTCGAACGCGCGGCACTGCTCGCTCATGCTGAGCACGTCCTGGTTGAGGACGAAGTCGGCCAGGGCGCGCTTGGTCTCGGCTTCGTGGTAGAAGCTGGACTTGATCAGTTTGATCATGGTGACCACCTTTGCGGGAGGGGATGGCCTCTCCAGCCACCCGAACGGGTCAGCGCCGAGCGAGTGGGTGAGTGGGAGGGGGGACGACAGGCGCCGTGACTTCGCCCTTCCCCAGGAGTGCCTGGAGTTCCGCGTCGATCATCAGGCCGGCCAACTCGGGTGTGTGCACCCTCGCCTGCCAGCCGAGAACCCGTGCGGCCTTCGACGTGTCCCCCATCAGGTCGTCGACCTCGGTGGGGCGCAGGTACCTCTCGTCGAAGCGCACGTGGTCGCGCCAGTCGAGGCCCACATGGGTGAAGCAGTGCTCGACGAAGTCCCGCACGCTGTAACTGGTGCCGGTGGCGATCACGTAGTCGTCCGGGCTGTCCTGCTGCAGCATCAGCCACATGGCCTCGACGTACTCCGCCGCGTATCCCCAGTCACGGCGCGCATCCAGGTTGCCGAGGTACAGGTTGTCCTGGAGCCCGGCTTTGATTCGGGCCGCCGCCATGGCCACCTTGCGGGTGACGAACGTGGGCCCCCGACGCGGCGACTCGTGGTTGAAGAGGATGCCGTTGACCGCGTAGAGCCCGTATGCCTCACGGTAGTTGCGTGTGATCCAGTACGCGTAGACCTTCGCCACTCCGTACGGGGAGCGCGGATGGAACGGGGTCCCTTCGTGCTGCGGCGGAGGCGACGCGCCGAACATCTCGGAACTGGACGCCTGGTAGAAGCGACAGGGCAGGCCGGTGTTCCGAATGGCCTCCAGCAGTCGCGTGGCGCCCAGCGCGGTCGTGTCCCCAGTGAACAAAGGCTCGTCGAAGGAGACGCGCACATGCGACTGGGCGGCCAGGTGGTACACCTCGTCGGGCTGTACGCGCTCGAGGAGACCGGCGACCCTGCTGCCGTCCGTGAGATCGCCGTAGTGCAGGAACAGCCGGGCTTCCGGATCGTGCGGATCCTGGTAGAGATGGTCGATGCGACAGGTGGTGAACGTAGAAGCACGCCGAACGATCCCGTGGACGGTGTAACCCTTCTCCAGGAGTAGTTCGGCGAGGTAAGAGCCGTCCTGGCCGGTGATTCCGGTGATGAGTGCCGTTTTTACTGTCACACGTACTCCTTGTGGCAAAGAGTTCTGGTCAACGAGCATGCGGTGTCAAACGCACCCACAGATGCCAGCCCATTAATTTTCCGCTGCCCAGTCCGTGAAGAGGCAGCGGTGGGGCGTGCAGGAAGTGCTTCTCGGTGTGCCGGACATCGAAATACGGGAAGTCACGCCGGACGCGCCGTACGTCGTAGACCTGCGAATATGGGTTGTGCGGGCCGTCGGTGTTGCGGTGGATGAATTTCGACATGCGCAGATATCGCATGAGCCCGGTCTTGCGCGCGTTGTCCAAGTGCGCGCCAAGGAGTTCCCCGGTTCGGAGAGCGCGCCCAGCCGCTCCAGGGAGTGGGCTGCCAGAAGCGCGGCCCGCCGCAGCAGCCCGATCGAGACGAGGTAGTTGAGCGACCAGCGGGCGTACAGCATGACCACCAGCTCCCCGCCGGGCTTCAGGACGCGGTGGATCTCCTTCTGGGCCCGCTGGATGTCGGGGACGTGATGGAGGACCCCGTGGCTGAAGACGACGTCGAAGGACTCGTCCGGGAGGGGCAGGTCGAGGACACTCGCCTGGTGGAGACCCTCGAAGGGCAGTTCTCGCAGGGCCAGGCGCATCCCTGTCCGCCGGACCGCCGTCTCCGTCAGGTCCACTCCGGTCCACCGGGCGCCGCGCCGGATCAGCTGCTCCGCCTCGGCTCCCTGACCGAGACCGATCTCCAGTACGTGACGCCCTCGGAGGTCCAAGCCGTCCAGGCATCGGGGAATGTGGGGTTCCAGCCGGTACTTGGCTGTGTCGTACCGGTGGAAGAACGCTTCGTAATCCTGTCTCTCCCTGCCCTCCGGTGCACCCAGGAGCTGATCACCGCACGGATGACTGGACCAGAAACCCTGGATTTCTACTTCCTCCACAGAGCTCCCCAACAGATTAATATATTTTCAATAACAGGGGACCCAGGGGATTCATCCCGGACCCCGTTGTTTTACTCACCGTGCCCAGAGTGACACAGCGGGAAGACGCTTGGGGGAGGCTCAGCGGAGGGTTACCGACCGCTGATTGCACCCGTGACACCCATTGACTTTCGGGCAGCCTACGACGTGTTGCCCTGGACGCCCGGCCTTGTGAATGGTGTCATGCATTCCATTCAGTTTCGTTTGCGCCACCGAAGGGATTCCAAGTACGGTGCGGATTCTTCGTCGGCGTACCCGGATCCGCCGTGTACCGCAGCACCATCCTGTTCCGGTACTCACAGACGCGGGCTGTTCCGCCTCCCCGGGCCGGTGCACGCCGAACTCGTGCCCTCGGGTCCTGGTTCTCCGACACGGTCCGGAGCTCGGCGGAATGGGCAGGGCCGCCGACTTCTTCACGCCGCTCCTCGAGAGCCAGTGCCGCGTTGTAGCCGTCGTCCCCCTGACCGCGGACCGCACCGGGTCGGACAGGTTCGAGGCTTCGTGGACAGCCAAGGCCCGTGCCACGGCGGCGGCCTTGGGACGATGCGCGTTTCTGCTCACAGTGAGGTCACCGGATGCCGTCTACCTGCCGATCTCGCAATGGGGCCTACCCCTCGTCCGGGACGTCCTGGTGATCACGCTCGCCAGAGTCACGGGGTGTACACCGGTACTGCACCTGCACGGCGCGCAGTTGCCGGGCCGGCTGGCCGCAAGCGGGGTACTGCGCAGAGCACTGGCCGGAGCACACTGGATCGTGCTGAGCGACACCGTCGCGACGGAACTGCGCGCCAGCGGGTGCCGCGCACGATCGGTGACCGTGGTCCGCAACCCGGCGCCCGCCGCTGCCACGTCGGGGCGCGTGCCCGCACGCCCCCATGTGCTGCGTATCGGCTGGCTCGGCACGAGGTGCCGGGCCAAGGGCTTCGACCTCCTCTGCGGTGCGGTGGGCCGACTCAAGGACCGTGGCACCGACGTTCAGTTCTCAGCGGCGGGAATGCGTATGGACGTACCTGATGCCCACATGGCATCCGTGGACGAGGACTTCGGCGTCCTCGCCCCCCGGAGTGCCTCGTCCTTCTGGTCCCGGACCGATGTCTTCGTCCTTCCGTCCCGTTGGGTCGAAGGGCTTCCCTTCGTGCTCCTCGAAGCGCTGCAGGCCGGCTGCGCCGTGGCTGCCACGCCGTCTCCGGGAAGCGGCGAACTCTTCAGCCGCGGTTGCGTGGAGCGGATCGAGAGCACCGCGGACTCCGTCGCCGCGTTCCTCGAGCACTGCGTGGCCGACCTGCAGGGCATCCGTCGGCGTCAGCAGAGGGCCTGGGAG
This portion of the Streptomyces mirabilis genome encodes:
- a CDS encoding DegT/DnrJ/EryC1/StrS family aminotransferase, with product MIKLIKSSFYHEAETKRALADFVLNQDVLSMSEQCRAFEMAFAEKQERAHAVFVTNGSAANLLLIQALLNQGRVQRGVRVGFSALTWPTNVMPLIQLGLEPVAIDCELDTLNVSPRTFEAHISRCQALFLTNVVGFCDDLPELKRMCEERGVLLIEDNCEALGSKANRTLLGNFGVASTFSFFVGHHLSTIEGGMVCTDDKELYEHLVISRAHGWDRNLPTATQRRLRAEAGVDDFYARYTFHDLAFNFRPTEINGFIGNQQIRHWDEIVDARAANFDRFCAAMAGNDDFHQYDLAHMDSVSNFAMPVVCRSAELGEKYRAEFEAAGVEIRPVIAGDVPQQPFYRKYVQDTSEQPNARIVHTNGFYFGNNPEMTEEELTTLCGLLSG
- a CDS encoding glycosyltransferase family 4 protein, which produces MRSPDAVYLPISQWGLPLVRDVLVITLARVTGCTPVLHLHGAQLPGRLAASGVLRRALAGAHWIVLSDTVATELRASGCRARSVTVVRNPAPAAATSGRVPARPHVLRIGWLGTRCRAKGFDLLCGAVGRLKDRGTDVQFSAAGMRMDVPDAHMASVDEDFGVLAPRSASSFWSRTDVFVLPSRWVEGLPFVLLEALQAGCAVAATPSPGSGELFSRGCVERIESTADSVAAFLEHCVADLQGIRRRQQRAWEELRPLYAPQRVEESFVGFWRDTSF
- the gmd gene encoding GDP-mannose 4,6-dehydratase produces the protein MTVKTALITGITGQDGSYLAELLLEKGYTVHGIVRRASTFTTCRIDHLYQDPHDPEARLFLHYGDLTDGSRVAGLLERVQPDEVYHLAAQSHVRVSFDEPLFTGDTTALGATRLLEAIRNTGLPCRFYQASSSEMFGASPPPQHEGTPFHPRSPYGVAKVYAYWITRNYREAYGLYAVNGILFNHESPRRGPTFVTRKVAMAAARIKAGLQDNLYLGNLDARRDWGYAAEYVEAMWLMLQQDSPDDYVIATGTSYSVRDFVEHCFTHVGLDWRDHVRFDERYLRPTEVDDLMGDTSKAARVLGWQARVHTPELAGLMIDAELQALLGKGEVTAPVVPPPTHPLARR